Proteins from one Anaerobranca californiensis DSM 14826 genomic window:
- a CDS encoding type II secretion system F family protein, giving the protein MQFQYIAKNLAGETIKGQIEAEDQKRALHLLREQKLYVLNLKRARIQTGIKLFIKKVSVKDLSMFCSQLATMLKAGISITKSLNALGEQTENKVLKKTIKEIVKDLENGSTLKDSVEKHDDVFPQIFISLIEAGETGGVLDIVLERLALYFDGERELKENIKTAMTYPLFIGGFAIIVAIFMLTFMVPNFVSMFEEVGAMEHLPFITKLLIAVSDFLKQNLIILIIGIFVLITSLRFFFQKQNIRIWWDYKKTQLPIFGRLMKKVAVARFCRTMALMSASNVGIVNALQLVAKAVDNANFGEEILDVLVGLQEGGTLSSEFSTSKFLDNLTLQMLTVGEETGDLDQMLEKIGVYLEQDVKYSTKRMASLIEPILIIGVALLVAVILIGVMLPVFDILQFM; this is encoded by the coding sequence GTGCAGTTTCAATATATAGCTAAAAATTTGGCGGGGGAAACTATTAAAGGGCAAATTGAGGCAGAAGATCAAAAAAGGGCGTTACACTTACTTAGGGAACAAAAACTTTATGTCTTAAACTTAAAAAGGGCACGGATTCAAACGGGAATTAAGCTTTTTATAAAAAAAGTCAGTGTAAAGGATTTGTCGATGTTTTGCAGTCAATTGGCAACAATGCTTAAAGCTGGGATATCCATAACTAAAAGTTTAAATGCTTTAGGAGAACAAACGGAAAATAAAGTTTTGAAAAAGACAATAAAGGAAATTGTTAAAGATTTGGAAAATGGAAGTACCTTAAAGGACAGTGTAGAGAAACACGATGATGTCTTTCCCCAAATCTTCATCAGTTTAATAGAAGCTGGAGAAACGGGAGGGGTATTAGATATCGTTTTAGAGAGGTTAGCTTTATATTTTGATGGTGAAAGGGAGCTTAAAGAAAACATTAAAACAGCAATGACCTATCCCCTTTTTATCGGTGGTTTTGCCATTATTGTAGCGATCTTTATGCTGACCTTTATGGTGCCTAATTTTGTCAGTATGTTTGAAGAAGTAGGGGCGATGGAACATCTTCCCTTTATAACAAAACTATTAATTGCTGTATCGGATTTTCTTAAGCAGAATTTGATCATTTTAATTATCGGTATCTTTGTACTTATTACAAGTCTGAGATTTTTCTTTCAGAAGCAAAACATCAGAATTTGGTGGGATTACAAAAAAACTCAGCTTCCTATTTTTGGCCGGTTGATGAAAAAAGTGGCAGTAGCCCGATTTTGTAGGACCATGGCACTTATGAGTGCTAGTAATGTAGGAATAGTAAATGCCCTACAATTAGTTGCTAAAGCCGTTGATAATGCTAATTTCGGAGAAGAAATTTTAGATGTATTGGTGGGTCTACAAGAAGGGGGTACTTTATCTAGTGAATTTAGTACCAGTAAATTTTTAGATAATTTAACTTTACAAATGCTTACTGTGGGGGAAGAAACTGGGGATTTAGATCAAATGTTAGAAAAAATAGGTGTTTATTTAGAACAAGATGTCAAATACAGTACTAAAAGGATGGCTTCACTGATAGAGCCAATTTTAATTATTGGGGTAGCTTTATTAGTTGCTGTTATCTTAATTGGGGTTATGTTACCGGTATTTGATATTCTTCAATTTATGTAA
- a CDS encoding type IV pilus twitching motility protein PilT translates to MIFNIFANAVNFEASDIHLTVNSPVIYRINGKLHSVSSELLTPEKLQEYATVLLEKTGYKGDLDEFTERDFSFELPGVNRFRVNVFKQRGYFSISARIIPNIIPKWRTLGLPDTILEFTKLKKGLVLVTGPTGSGKSTTLAALLDIINTNNPCHIITLEDPIEFIHKNKKAIVNQREIGKDTKSFNEGLRAAMRQDPDVILVGEMRDFDTIQTAITAAETGHLVFVTLHTVSAAKTIDRIIDVFPGSQQNQIRTQLAETLQGVVAQQLLPTLDGRRIVAVEVLKVNTAVQNLIRENKTYQLNSVIETGSKLGMISMEQSLKNLRYRGIISEETFNEYLEVSR, encoded by the coding sequence ATGATCTTTAATATTTTTGCCAACGCCGTTAATTTTGAAGCATCTGATATTCATTTAACTGTCAACAGTCCTGTTATTTATAGAATAAACGGGAAACTTCACAGTGTAAGTTCAGAATTGTTAACTCCAGAAAAATTACAAGAATATGCCACTGTATTGTTAGAAAAAACTGGCTATAAAGGGGATTTAGATGAATTTACTGAAAGGGATTTTTCCTTTGAACTCCCTGGTGTTAATCGTTTTAGGGTCAATGTTTTTAAACAAAGGGGCTACTTTTCTATATCTGCTAGAATTATCCCTAATATCATTCCAAAGTGGAGGACCTTAGGACTTCCCGACACTATATTGGAATTTACTAAGCTAAAAAAAGGGTTGGTATTAGTTACAGGACCTACCGGTAGTGGTAAATCTACCACATTAGCTGCCCTTTTGGATATTATCAATACTAATAATCCTTGCCACATAATTACCTTAGAAGATCCTATAGAGTTTATTCATAAAAATAAAAAGGCAATTGTAAATCAGCGGGAAATCGGTAAAGATACCAAAAGTTTTAATGAAGGATTAAGGGCAGCAATGCGGCAAGACCCCGATGTAATTTTAGTTGGGGAAATGCGGGATTTTGATACTATCCAAACTGCTATTACTGCTGCAGAGACGGGGCATTTAGTTTTTGTTACTTTACATACAGTAAGTGCCGCTAAAACAATTGATAGAATTATAGATGTTTTTCCAGGATCCCAACAAAATCAAATTAGAACCCAACTGGCGGAAACCCTGCAAGGGGTAGTAGCACAACAGCTACTCCCTACTTTAGATGGCAGGAGGATTGTGGCAGTAGAGGTGTTAAAAGTCAATACAGCGGTGCAAAATCTGATTAGGGAAAATAAAACATATCAATTAAATTCAGTAATTGAAACAGGCTCTAAATTGGGGATGATTTCCATGGAACAATCATTGAAGAATTTAAGATACAGGGGTATAATCAGTGAAGAAACCTTTAATGAATATCTTGAAGTTAGTAGGTGA
- a CDS encoding GspE/PulE family protein has protein sequence MKRKRLGDLLVENGIITGEQLAEALNYQKQNGKRLGDALVQLGLLTYEQLIEVLEFQLGIPHINLYKFHLDEKTINLISSDTAKRFSVVPLKLQNGRLTLAMADPLDVVAIDEISRTTGYEIEPVIATPDEIQRVLDHHYGIKESVDKVIKNLEENKDIEKEMEAIEKLKEMVDDAPIVRVVNSIIEQAIRDGASDIHIEPAKDKLVIRFRIDGILHDIMKSPKHTHPVIVSRLKIMANMDIAERRLPQDNRFQTMISGREVDVRVSTLPTIYGEKMVLRILDTSSLILDINKLGMEQENFQRFKEIISKPNGIFLVTGPTGCGKTTTLYSLLSYFNSREKNIVTIEDPVEYRLEGINQVNVMPKIGLNFAEGLRSILRQDPDIVMVGEIRDKETAEIAIRAALTGHMVLSTLHTNDAPSALNRLVDMGLPPFLVASAINGVMAQRLVRKICSSCNGIGCGQCNNTGYKGRAAIHEVLVLDDEIRKGLMAGWSSKQLKDMAIKKGMRTLYQDGLAKVKQGVTTEEEVLKVAYGEEF, from the coding sequence ATGAAAAGGAAAAGACTTGGGGATTTATTGGTAGAAAACGGGATAATAACTGGGGAACAATTAGCGGAAGCTTTAAATTATCAAAAACAAAATGGCAAAAGATTAGGGGATGCTTTAGTACAATTAGGCCTCCTTACCTATGAGCAGTTAATTGAAGTGCTGGAATTTCAATTGGGAATACCCCATATAAATTTATATAAATTCCATTTAGATGAAAAAACCATAAATCTAATTAGTTCTGATACTGCTAAAAGATTTTCTGTAGTGCCTTTAAAATTACAAAATGGTAGACTGACTTTAGCTATGGCAGACCCTTTAGATGTTGTGGCTATTGATGAAATTTCCCGGACTACTGGCTATGAAATTGAGCCGGTAATAGCTACTCCCGATGAAATTCAACGGGTATTAGATCATCATTATGGAATTAAGGAATCTGTTGACAAAGTCATTAAAAACTTAGAAGAAAATAAAGATATTGAAAAGGAAATGGAAGCAATAGAAAAATTAAAGGAAATGGTAGATGATGCTCCTATTGTCCGGGTAGTAAATTCCATCATTGAACAGGCTATCAGAGATGGAGCTAGTGATATTCATATAGAACCTGCTAAAGATAAGCTAGTTATTAGATTTAGAATAGATGGAATACTTCACGATATTATGAAATCCCCTAAACATACCCATCCAGTTATTGTCTCTAGATTAAAAATTATGGCTAATATGGATATTGCTGAAAGGCGGCTTCCCCAAGATAATCGCTTTCAAACGATGATAAGTGGTCGGGAAGTTGATGTCAGGGTCTCCACTCTGCCAACAATTTATGGAGAAAAAATGGTACTAAGGATATTAGATACCTCTTCTTTGATTTTAGATATTAATAAGCTGGGTATGGAACAGGAAAATTTCCAAAGATTTAAAGAAATAATTTCTAAACCTAACGGGATATTTTTAGTTACTGGACCTACCGGTTGTGGAAAAACTACTACCCTTTATTCTTTGCTTAGCTATTTTAATTCCCGGGAAAAAAATATTGTCACAATAGAAGATCCTGTGGAGTACCGTTTAGAAGGGATAAATCAAGTAAATGTTATGCCTAAAATAGGACTTAATTTTGCCGAAGGGCTTCGCTCTATTTTAAGGCAAGATCCTGATATTGTCATGGTAGGGGAAATAAGGGACAAAGAGACAGCGGAAATCGCCATCAGAGCCGCCCTTACTGGTCACATGGTCCTTTCTACCCTCCATACTAACGACGCCCCTAGTGCCTTAAACCGTTTAGTTGACATGGGTTTACCTCCTTTCTTAGTTGCATCTGCTATTAATGGCGTGATGGCCCAACGGTTAGTAAGGAAAATTTGTTCTAGTTGTAACGGAATTGGTTGTGGTCAATGTAACAATACAGGTTATAAAGGCAGGGCCGCTATCCATGAGGTTTTAGTATTAGATGATGAAATTAGAAAAGGGTTAATGGCGGGATGGAGTAGTAAACAATTAAAGGACATGGCTATTAAAAAAGGGATGAGAACCCTTTATCAAGACGGTTTAGCTAAAGTTAAACAAGGGGTGACCACCGAAGAAGAAGTGCTAAAGGTTGCCTATGGGGAGGAATTCTAA
- a CDS encoding efflux RND transporter permease subunit, which yields MTFGTLAIKRPVAILMLMAFVLLLGLVSLTNLQMDLLPKISPPILGVVTRLPNAAPNEVATLITEPLEMVVGTTSGLKKISSRSAEGTSIIILEFNWGINLDAVREEIKDRLEFLQLPEDASKPMIVKFDPTRMPVLQITVTGEKTLREIQRYVEKEVVPKLDSIPGVASVEVTGAPEKEINFIIDEEKLQKYGVNPKTLAGLINLNNLNLPAHKIEKDNKIFPIRVIGQFKNLNQMENIIVGMEFGDELTPVYLKDVVQIEEIYTPLESLSRTNGLDGINITIQREGDSNLVQVTQRVLEKIDKMERGGEYNFTVTLNQGEIVQKSINGIVQNLVIGAFLALIILLVFLRSILSTLVVTISIPFSLIATFILMYFTGLTLNLMTLGGLALGVGMLVDNSIVVIENIYRHLQQGKDLSEATKNGVDEVAMAITASTFTTMVVFLPVVFVGGLTGELFGELALTVSFSLLASLLVALTVIPMLSFLLLKYQRKIPKFRVGGLYKVLLSYPMAYKGITLLLTVVVFILALSQYPKIGREFIPEIDEGSFIINLTMEEGTNLDLTNEEARKIEKMLEGYEEIEVISTRVGSKGGITGAPRTDRAEISVLLKERGSTKEFISKFRETLTDINGTVSFTQQNEFRDMMGSSELQLILHGPDLEGVQKVTRDILIALEKVENLEDIRSNIEGVKPEAQILIDRNKSALYHLTTAGIAQNIKTQLAGERIGYLFEDGKRVEIKLIYNKEKEERDSNNLKNLQLTTPIGGRVSLGEVAEIRYAYGPRTIYREDGRVTSIIQGKITKGDLGTIQKEVDKVISELNLPQGYSTSYGGASQLMEEGFQGLSLAFILAFFLVYMIMAAQFESLLNPFIIIFTIPFAGIGVIGGLLLTGKALGITAFIGIIVLTGIVVNNGIVLVDYINKLRQQGLKKEEAIIKGGCVRLRPILMTALTTILALIPLALGLGDGGEMQGPMAIVVIGGLFISTLLTLFVLPVIYYFLSAKD from the coding sequence ATGACCTTTGGCACCTTAGCTATAAAAAGACCTGTGGCGATTTTAATGTTAATGGCCTTTGTATTGTTATTAGGTTTAGTATCTTTAACAAATCTACAGATGGATCTTTTACCTAAAATTTCTCCCCCTATTTTAGGGGTAGTTACCCGTTTACCCAATGCTGCCCCCAATGAAGTGGCAACTTTAATAACAGAACCATTAGAAATGGTAGTAGGTACCACCAGCGGACTGAAAAAAATTTCCTCTAGATCTGCTGAAGGAACTTCTATCATAATTTTAGAATTTAATTGGGGGATAAATTTAGATGCTGTTAGGGAAGAAATTAAAGATAGATTAGAATTTCTTCAATTACCTGAGGATGCATCAAAACCTATGATAGTTAAATTTGACCCTACAAGGATGCCAGTTTTACAAATAACAGTAACAGGTGAAAAAACTTTAAGAGAAATTCAAAGATATGTAGAAAAGGAAGTTGTTCCTAAACTAGATAGCATTCCCGGTGTAGCTTCTGTGGAAGTAACTGGTGCCCCAGAAAAGGAAATCAATTTCATTATCGATGAAGAAAAATTACAAAAATATGGTGTGAATCCTAAAACATTGGCAGGGTTAATTAACCTAAATAATCTCAATTTACCAGCCCATAAAATTGAGAAAGACAATAAAATTTTCCCTATCAGGGTAATTGGCCAATTTAAAAATTTAAACCAGATGGAAAATATTATAGTAGGGATGGAATTTGGAGATGAATTAACACCAGTTTATTTAAAAGATGTAGTACAGATTGAAGAAATATATACACCTTTAGAAAGTTTAAGTAGAACTAATGGGTTAGATGGAATTAATATCACTATTCAAAGGGAAGGTGATAGTAATTTAGTTCAAGTTACCCAAAGGGTTTTAGAAAAGATAGATAAAATGGAAAGGGGAGGGGAGTATAATTTTACTGTAACCTTGAATCAAGGAGAGATAGTTCAAAAATCTATCAATGGGATTGTCCAAAACTTAGTTATAGGGGCTTTTTTAGCTTTGATAATTCTTTTAGTATTTTTAAGAAGTATATTAAGTACCCTTGTTGTAACAATTTCTATACCCTTTTCTTTAATAGCTACCTTTATTCTAATGTACTTCACTGGGTTGACATTAAATTTAATGACTTTAGGGGGATTAGCATTAGGGGTGGGTATGTTGGTAGATAATTCCATTGTGGTAATTGAAAATATTTATCGACATCTTCAACAAGGAAAAGATTTATCTGAGGCTACTAAAAACGGGGTAGATGAAGTGGCTATGGCAATTACAGCATCTACTTTTACCACTATGGTGGTATTTTTACCAGTTGTTTTTGTTGGTGGTCTAACAGGTGAATTATTTGGAGAGTTAGCTTTAACGGTAAGTTTTTCCTTATTGGCTTCCCTTTTAGTTGCATTGACAGTAATTCCCATGCTATCATTCCTATTGCTAAAGTATCAAAGGAAAATTCCAAAATTTAGAGTTGGGGGGCTTTATAAAGTTCTTCTTTCCTATCCTATGGCATATAAAGGTATTACCTTACTTTTAACTGTCGTTGTTTTTATCTTAGCTCTATCCCAATATCCTAAAATAGGCCGTGAGTTTATTCCAGAAATTGATGAAGGAAGTTTTATTATCAATCTAACTATGGAAGAAGGAACTAACTTAGATTTAACCAATGAAGAAGCTAGAAAAATTGAGAAAATGTTGGAAGGATATGAAGAAATTGAAGTTATATCAACAAGGGTAGGTTCTAAAGGGGGAATAACCGGTGCTCCTAGAACAGATAGGGCGGAAATTAGTGTTCTTTTAAAGGAGAGAGGCTCTACAAAAGAGTTTATTAGTAAATTTCGGGAAACTTTGACAGATATAAATGGAACTGTATCTTTTACTCAACAAAATGAGTTTAGGGATATGATGGGAAGTAGCGAATTACAATTGATTTTACACGGTCCTGATTTAGAAGGAGTTCAAAAGGTAACTAGAGACATTTTAATAGCATTAGAAAAAGTGGAAAACCTAGAAGATATTAGAAGTAATATTGAAGGAGTTAAACCAGAAGCTCAGATTCTTATAGACCGAAATAAATCAGCCCTTTACCATTTAACTACTGCTGGGATTGCACAAAATATAAAAACTCAGTTGGCAGGGGAAAGAATTGGTTATCTTTTTGAAGATGGTAAAAGGGTTGAAATTAAGCTCATTTATAATAAAGAAAAAGAAGAGAGGGATAGCAATAACTTAAAAAATTTGCAGTTAACTACTCCTATTGGGGGGAGGGTATCTTTAGGAGAGGTGGCAGAGATAAGATATGCTTATGGTCCAAGAACAATTTATCGGGAAGATGGTAGAGTAACTTCTATAATCCAAGGGAAAATTACCAAAGGAGATTTAGGTACTATTCAAAAAGAAGTAGATAAAGTTATTTCTGAATTAAATTTACCACAAGGATATAGTACAAGTTATGGGGGAGCTTCTCAATTGATGGAAGAAGGATTTCAAGGACTGAGTTTAGCCTTTATTTTAGCCTTTTTTTTAGTTTACATGATAATGGCTGCCCAATTCGAATCCCTTCTAAACCCCTTTATAATTATTTTTACTATTCCCTTTGCTGGTATTGGGGTAATTGGTGGACTGCTCCTTACCGGTAAAGCTTTGGGTATAACGGCTTTTATCGGAATAATTGTGTTAACAGGGATAGTAGTTAATAATGGAATTGTCTTAGTAGACTATATTAATAAACTAAGGCAGCAAGGATTAAAAAAAGAGGAAGCGATAATAAAAGGAGGGTGTGTCCGCTTAAGACCAATTTTAATGACAGCATTAACAACTATTTTAGCCCTAATTCCTTTAGCTTTAGGGCTAGGTGATGGGGGAGAAATGCAAGGACCCATGGCTATAGTGGTAATTGGTGGATTATTTATCTCCACCCTTCTTACCCTATTTGTCCTGCCGGTAATTTACTATTTTCTTTCTGCAAAAGATTAA
- a CDS encoding shikimate kinase — MLLKRLKEAPAIKKLVFIGFSGCGKTTVAQKLAEVTSLPLFSIDEMVEEKTGTSIPEIFEKYGEEYFRQLEGEIILEVIKEKGGIIDCGGGVVERENNMKLLGSFGKIVWLKCPLETILVRLGKNDRPLLKNKDLRQIEDFFQRREKLYQRYADITVNSNRDLTRIISELLEILNLD; from the coding sequence ATGCTATTGAAAAGGTTAAAAGAAGCCCCCGCCATTAAAAAACTAGTTTTTATAGGGTTTAGTGGTTGTGGTAAAACCACTGTAGCCCAAAAATTAGCTGAAGTTACTTCCCTGCCCCTATTTAGTATCGATGAAATGGTGGAAGAAAAAACAGGTACTAGTATCCCGGAGATATTTGAAAAATACGGAGAAGAATATTTTAGGCAATTGGAAGGGGAAATAATCTTAGAAGTTATAAAAGAAAAAGGGGGAATAATCGACTGTGGTGGGGGAGTGGTGGAACGGGAAAACAATATGAAACTTCTGGGAAGTTTCGGAAAAATAGTTTGGCTAAAATGTCCGTTAGAAACCATTTTAGTTAGGCTAGGGAAAAATGATAGGCCACTACTAAAAAATAAAGATTTGCGGCAAATAGAGGATTTTTTTCAAAGGCGAGAAAAACTATATCAAAGGTATGCCGATATTACAGTAAATTCTAATAGGGATTTAACAAGGATAATCTCTGAACTTCTGGAAATACTAAATTTAGACTAA
- a CDS encoding late competence development ComFB family protein encodes MKLINYNEVLVREKLEELLKDSTFCTCEQCKLDMMAIALNNLPPKYVVTEQGEVYSKAQAFNAQNAVDILGAVTNAIEKVKRSPRH; translated from the coding sequence ATGAAATTAATTAACTACAATGAGGTATTGGTCAGGGAAAAATTAGAAGAACTATTAAAGGATAGTACTTTCTGTACCTGTGAACAATGTAAACTAGATATGATGGCAATTGCTTTAAATAATTTACCACCTAAATATGTAGTTACTGAACAGGGAGAAGTTTACTCAAAAGCCCAGGCTTTTAATGCTCAAAATGCAGTAGATATTTTAGGGGCAGTAACCAATGCTATTGAAAAGGTTAAAAGAAGCCCCCGCCATTAA
- a CDS encoding CBS domain-containing protein encodes MLVKDIYKNIFLMVSPEQYFIDVVREMSNNKESCAFVVTEGQLLVGMVTHTVLQDLVIRGGDLGVEVKEVMIPIEKIHYVYPDTDLKNSMKTFVKHGISHMPVLESPYNKKIIGVLSHKDVIKNYMKEQVKIQLENFKEKRARQIIESLNEGLIVVDRDLIIREFNPAAEKLTGLKAEDRIGKKAVNLSKQLSIAELVISTGEPRYGVETQLQDGRVFLVNYVPLKSNGSNFVEGVVQTFSDITSFKSLQIQLSKTKEELDKAFALTLPNSKVEYKLKTTPEYRDIYDPETSTITVTEIIEGGGYLHVVNCLKVAADFNEMGLMKLIGIDKDTLVEAIIFHDLGKSQPTLKVGDKVSPEEVFEEGIYHAARSADLASKFYNKSDDIVNIIRYHHHTEDMLPKEFPSHLLPLLRMFKIIDGLSAALTRRKAKVTYKVDGSKLTVFEENQHPLYNRILEIDLYTGKRQEKPMGRIDKNEIN; translated from the coding sequence ATGTTGGTAAAGGATATCTATAAGAATATTTTTTTAATGGTTTCTCCTGAACAATACTTTATAGATGTGGTAAGGGAAATGTCAAATAATAAGGAATCATGTGCTTTTGTAGTAACAGAAGGTCAGCTATTAGTTGGTATGGTAACCCACACAGTACTTCAGGATTTGGTGATAAGAGGGGGAGATTTAGGGGTAGAAGTTAAGGAAGTAATGATTCCGATAGAAAAAATTCATTACGTTTATCCTGATACGGATTTAAAAAACAGTATGAAGACCTTTGTTAAACATGGTATTAGCCATATGCCAGTATTAGAATCTCCATATAATAAAAAAATTATAGGAGTTTTAAGCCATAAAGATGTCATTAAAAATTACATGAAGGAACAAGTGAAAATTCAATTAGAAAACTTTAAAGAAAAGCGGGCAAGGCAAATAATCGAATCTTTAAATGAAGGGCTGATTGTAGTTGATAGGGATTTGATTATCAGAGAGTTTAACCCTGCAGCAGAAAAATTAACGGGGCTTAAGGCTGAAGATAGGATAGGTAAAAAGGCTGTTAATTTAAGTAAACAACTATCTATTGCTGAGCTGGTGATAAGTACAGGAGAACCCCGTTATGGTGTAGAAACACAGCTTCAAGATGGCAGGGTCTTTTTAGTTAATTATGTTCCGTTAAAAAGTAATGGCAGCAATTTCGTGGAAGGAGTAGTTCAAACCTTTAGTGATATAACAAGTTTTAAAAGTTTACAGATTCAACTATCTAAAACTAAAGAAGAATTAGATAAAGCCTTTGCTTTAACCCTGCCAAACTCAAAGGTGGAGTATAAATTAAAAACTACCCCTGAATACCGGGATATCTATGATCCAGAAACCTCTACCATTACAGTTACAGAAATTATAGAAGGTGGAGGCTACCTCCATGTAGTAAATTGTTTAAAAGTTGCCGCAGATTTTAATGAAATGGGGTTAATGAAATTAATAGGTATAGATAAAGATACTTTAGTAGAAGCTATAATATTCCATGATTTAGGCAAATCTCAGCCAACTTTAAAGGTAGGAGATAAAGTTTCACCAGAAGAAGTTTTCGAAGAGGGTATTTACCATGCAGCCCGGAGTGCCGATTTAGCCAGTAAATTTTATAATAAAAGTGATGATATAGTTAATATTATCCGTTATCACCACCACACAGAAGATATGCTTCCTAAAGAATTTCCTAGCCATTTACTTCCACTTTTGAGAATGTTTAAAATTATTGATGGCTTATCTGCCGCCCTTACTAGAAGAAAAGCTAAAGTAACTTATAAAGTTGATGGTTCAAAGTTAACGGTATTTGAAGAAAATCAGCATCCCTTGTATAATAGGATATTGGAAATTGACTTATATACTGGTAAAAGACAGGAAAAACCTATGGGAAGGATTGATAAAAATGAAATTAATTAA
- a CDS encoding prepilin-type N-terminal cleavage/methylation domain-containing protein, translated as MGEIKGYTLLEVIIAVGIIGIILMVLLTTISLSYNTWFQLAEESQQSYRIRTITNFYYREGRMIDKSTIRFTNNGNRGRKLIYKRYNNAQEYTLEVSINNSLYWRRDGSVYIIIENITFMDFIVNENNFVVKFRINSKDYRLVVPW; from the coding sequence ATGGGGGAAATTAAAGGGTATACATTATTAGAAGTCATCATAGCTGTGGGAATAATAGGGATAATCTTAATGGTATTATTAACTACCATATCTTTAAGTTATAATACCTGGTTTCAGTTGGCAGAAGAAAGTCAACAGAGTTATAGAATTAGAACTATAACAAATTTTTACTATAGGGAAGGAAGGATGATAGATAAAAGTACCATCAGATTTACCAATAACGGTAACCGAGGTAGAAAATTGATCTACAAGAGGTATAACAATGCTCAAGAATATACTTTAGAAGTAAGTATTAATAATTCCCTTTACTGGAGAAGGGATGGAAGTGTTTATATAATAATAGAAAATATAACATTTATGGATTTTATTGTTAATGAAAATAACTTTGTAGTTAAGTTTAGAATAAATTCAAAGGATTACAGATTGGTGGTACCATGGTGA
- a CDS encoding prepilin-type N-terminal cleavage/methylation domain-containing protein: MDKRGFTLLELLMVLGVLTIVIFFTISISISTKRNEKILLDQHIHMIANDIIYAKEYAIANNLSLVFFVDSANKRYFVYRGNFVLLEQSLPEDYQINAVFANIHSSFTISNLGYVDRFGSITITNRYGERRKLTITIKVGRVKVIVDD, encoded by the coding sequence ATGGATAAAAGGGGCTTTACATTATTAGAACTGTTAATGGTTTTAGGAGTTTTAACTATTGTAATTTTTTTTACCATTTCTATTTCCATAAGCACTAAAAGGAATGAAAAAATTCTATTAGATCAACACATCCATATGATAGCCAATGATATAATTTATGCTAAGGAATATGCTATAGCCAATAATCTTTCGTTGGTATTTTTCGTCGACTCTGCAAATAAAAGGTATTTTGTGTATAGGGGGAACTTTGTTCTCCTTGAACAAAGCCTTCCTGAAGATTACCAAATCAATGCTGTTTTTGCTAATATTCATTCAAGTTTTACCATTAGCAACTTAGGTTATGTTGATAGATTTGGTAGTATTACAATAACCAATAGATATGGAGAAAGGAGAAAATTAACTATAACTATAAAAGTTGGTAGAGTAAAGGTGATAGTAGATGATTAA